The proteins below come from a single Saccharophagus degradans 2-40 genomic window:
- a CDS encoding DUF6701 domain-containing protein — translation MSVQRLAIKYCLFFSCWFAIHVAAQPACDDVFPDGASSIQNGNTITFQWNSKIFSSPDNILQTNGLVDNGNPGTSCDSSACSASGNYAEEIDYNSFVSGRPDVTLGYQQVGTISAGDYNNLTLASESSLSMNPGVYTFRGSVDLQYLSEIVVNSAGTVVIYVRGTVTLSSEAKINNANGDRYVFLFTRNTVTMQSNSVLKGVVYSRGNVTLQNGAHLTGALTARANITLNSASFITYNSSAVANTNFDSLCTSTPSSTATLVSYWQFDEYAWFGTASEIIDASGNGNHGTAQNSLSTSTVTPAINADPGTCYYGEFDGASHYANMPNLSATLNGTASLAFWVKTTEVGTTNAWSSPAITGVEENGGVDDIFWGWIDNNGLIGLAVGNANTAKSTSAINDGVWHHIVLVRDTSAGQFKIYVDGVLENSGVIATQIISNSYSSIGRVEVVGTNTTPIYFAGSVDEVQVYSGVLSDTEVTTIMAQTHVCPTVMCASDAPASGLYGEYYNSTNLTGIPSTRTDTTIDFNWGSGSPGVTGIGSDNFSIDWNGYVRAEETGTYFFQTESDDGVRLWVDGNLVIDNWTNHSPTVNISTGVTLTAGQAYPVTLQYYENGGGAVIRLRWQTPSSGGYSAITGGNTPILSSGIYSCPTPVPPEAMCTAGGIPTPGLEGEYYNTVDFTGGVIGTRVDATVDYDWGTGPPGVTGVNANQFSVDWNGYIRVEETGYYSFQTDSDDGVRLWVGGQLLINNWSDHAVVTDTSSGISLEAGETYPIQMQFYENGGYATARLRWQTPSGGSFVILPAGTSPTLGEGSYYCAPDMPDHYGISHAGTGITCEAEAVTITAYDAANNPFIPVSGTSVTLSDSIGDGTWSPSNTYTFTGTESNFTAYLRQITPATISVNVTDGTSTESASLDPDITFVESLLRFYGDTSNSVVPNQIAGVTDNNVVVRAVETDDTGACVARIANSSFTGRLAFECLNPSNCVAGQTLSLDGDNAQANNSGAAIAYTTVTMDFNGQGYSSLPLQYSDVGQVRLHGQVDIPAQGNEPAITLEGTGNNFIVKPYTMAFQTIESSGGTTNPQAANGGTGFVAAGEAFTVLVESRNALNNITPNFGQESTAESVRVEFNSLVYPSTGNVGSLTSPNNFSPVGGVNGRFQNASLAWNEVGGITLDARLADDDYLGAGDLAAISTSNTIGRFYPDSFSLNSSNVTEACGAFSYMSQPAIGVQYQVQANAVGGAAVTNYDSALGYEPLASFTHSAENADSGTNLASRLAISSSSWASGVYNLNTTTAAFNRTIVLEAPLTLLQLGVAINDTDGRSFTAYDTHAGASGDCTVAGNCSAVALGSEMEVRFGRLILADAFGPETAPLAMDMRTEYWNGTNWVNNIADSCTQISNADIAFPNGTIDSVANKTVTVGGGTSSASFPYSGLTYVGFTNGDAGASLSAPGAGNTGNFKVDIDLTNYPWLLFDWNQDGDYSNDTALPAAQFSFGSYRGHDRIIYWREVLGQ, via the coding sequence TCTAGTGCTTGTAGTGCCTCCGGAAATTATGCGGAGGAGATAGATTACAATAGTTTTGTCAGTGGGCGGCCAGATGTTACTTTGGGGTATCAGCAGGTTGGCACTATATCTGCGGGCGATTACAATAATTTAACTTTAGCCAGTGAATCCTCCCTCTCTATGAACCCTGGCGTTTACACATTCCGCGGTTCTGTCGATCTCCAGTACCTAAGCGAAATAGTGGTTAATTCTGCGGGAACAGTGGTTATTTATGTAAGAGGCACTGTAACGCTAAGTTCTGAAGCGAAAATAAATAACGCTAACGGTGACCGCTATGTGTTTCTTTTTACGCGCAACACGGTAACCATGCAGTCAAACTCCGTTTTAAAAGGGGTAGTGTATTCTCGCGGCAATGTTACATTGCAAAATGGTGCTCACCTAACAGGAGCCTTAACCGCACGTGCAAATATCACCTTAAACAGCGCAAGTTTTATTACTTACAACTCTTCTGCGGTCGCCAATACCAATTTCGATTCTTTATGTACCTCAACACCAAGCTCCACGGCAACGTTAGTATCTTACTGGCAGTTTGATGAATACGCTTGGTTTGGCACGGCTAGTGAAATAATTGATGCCTCTGGCAATGGTAATCACGGTACTGCGCAAAATTCGCTCTCTACAAGTACGGTTACGCCTGCCATAAATGCCGACCCCGGCACGTGTTATTATGGTGAGTTTGATGGCGCTTCTCACTATGCAAACATGCCTAATTTATCTGCTACGTTAAACGGTACAGCGAGCCTTGCGTTTTGGGTAAAAACAACCGAAGTGGGTACCACAAATGCGTGGAGTTCGCCTGCAATAACCGGCGTAGAGGAAAACGGCGGAGTCGATGATATTTTTTGGGGCTGGATTGATAACAATGGCCTTATAGGGTTGGCTGTGGGTAATGCTAATACTGCTAAATCTACTAGTGCTATAAATGATGGGGTTTGGCACCACATTGTACTCGTGCGAGATACATCCGCAGGCCAGTTTAAAATTTATGTGGATGGTGTATTGGAAAATAGTGGTGTAATCGCCACACAAATAATTAGTAATAGTTATTCTAGTATTGGGCGTGTTGAGGTGGTTGGTACGAATACAACCCCAATATATTTTGCAGGCTCAGTTGATGAAGTACAGGTATATTCCGGCGTATTAAGCGATACAGAAGTAACAACCATTATGGCGCAAACCCACGTGTGCCCAACGGTAATGTGCGCAAGTGATGCTCCTGCATCTGGTTTGTATGGCGAGTATTACAACTCGACTAATTTAACCGGCATTCCCAGCACGCGCACCGACACAACCATCGACTTTAACTGGGGGAGTGGATCTCCTGGTGTAACCGGCATAGGCAGCGATAATTTTTCTATCGATTGGAACGGGTATGTACGAGCCGAAGAAACAGGTACATATTTTTTTCAAACAGAGTCGGACGACGGTGTGCGTTTGTGGGTGGATGGCAATTTAGTAATAGATAACTGGACGAATCATTCGCCTACCGTAAATATATCCACAGGGGTTACGTTAACGGCGGGGCAAGCGTATCCAGTTACGCTGCAATATTATGAGAACGGTGGCGGCGCCGTAATAAGGCTGCGTTGGCAAACGCCCTCTAGCGGGGGGTATAGCGCTATTACTGGCGGCAATACGCCAATTTTAAGTAGTGGAATATACAGTTGCCCAACACCTGTGCCGCCAGAAGCAATGTGTACAGCAGGTGGAATACCTACACCAGGTTTAGAAGGCGAGTATTACAATACAGTAGATTTTACTGGCGGAGTGATTGGCACCAGAGTGGATGCCACGGTGGATTACGATTGGGGCACAGGCCCCCCAGGTGTGACGGGTGTGAATGCCAATCAATTTTCGGTAGATTGGAACGGTTATATTCGCGTAGAAGAAACAGGTTACTATTCTTTTCAAACAGATTCTGATGACGGCGTGCGCTTGTGGGTGGGCGGCCAATTATTAATTAATAATTGGAGCGACCATGCAGTGGTTACCGATACCAGTTCTGGCATTTCTCTCGAAGCTGGTGAGACCTATCCTATTCAAATGCAGTTTTACGAAAATGGAGGTTACGCAACAGCGCGGTTACGCTGGCAAACACCATCTGGTGGCAGCTTCGTAATATTACCGGCTGGTACCAGCCCTACGCTTGGCGAGGGTAGTTATTATTGTGCCCCCGATATGCCAGATCACTACGGTATAAGCCACGCTGGCACAGGCATCACCTGCGAAGCCGAAGCGGTAACTATTACTGCGTACGATGCTGCAAATAATCCGTTTATACCTGTTTCGGGTACCAGCGTAACGCTTTCCGATAGCATTGGCGATGGCACTTGGTCGCCAAGCAATACGTATACTTTCACTGGTACAGAAAGTAATTTTACCGCCTACCTTCGCCAAATAACGCCAGCTACCATTAGCGTAAATGTAACAGACGGTACGAGTACTGAATCTGCAAGCCTCGACCCCGATATAACGTTTGTTGAATCTCTATTGCGGTTTTACGGCGATACTTCGAACAGTGTTGTACCCAACCAAATTGCAGGTGTTACCGATAATAACGTGGTTGTGCGAGCGGTAGAGACGGACGATACCGGCGCGTGTGTCGCGCGTATTGCGAATAGCAGTTTTACCGGGCGCCTAGCGTTTGAATGTTTAAACCCAAGCAATTGTGTTGCTGGGCAAACACTAAGTTTAGATGGCGATAATGCACAGGCTAACAATAGTGGTGCTGCGATAGCTTATACAACGGTAACAATGGATTTTAACGGGCAAGGCTATAGCAGCTTGCCACTGCAATACTCCGATGTTGGGCAAGTGCGTTTGCATGGCCAGGTGGATATTCCCGCGCAGGGCAACGAACCTGCAATCACGCTTGAAGGCACAGGTAATAATTTTATTGTTAAGCCCTACACCATGGCATTCCAAACTATAGAAAGCAGCGGGGGTACTACTAACCCGCAAGCTGCAAATGGTGGCACAGGTTTTGTTGCCGCGGGCGAAGCCTTTACTGTGCTTGTCGAGTCGCGCAATGCGCTAAACAATATAACGCCCAATTTTGGCCAAGAGTCGACAGCCGAATCAGTGCGCGTAGAATTTAATAGCTTGGTTTACCCCAGCACGGGTAACGTTGGCAGCTTAACAAGCCCTAATAACTTCTCTCCAGTGGGCGGGGTAAATGGCAGGTTTCAAAATGCGAGCTTAGCTTGGAATGAAGTAGGCGGTATCACTTTAGATGCACGCTTAGCCGACGACGATTATTTAGGTGCTGGCGATCTCGCCGCTATTTCTACAAGCAATACAATTGGTCGCTTTTATCCCGATAGTTTTTCTTTAAATAGCAGTAATGTCACCGAAGCTTGTGGAGCGTTCAGCTATATGAGCCAGCCAGCTATAGGTGTGCAATATCAAGTACAAGCAAATGCTGTTGGTGGTGCTGCAGTTACAAATTACGATTCAGCTCTCGGTTATGAGCCCTTAGCAAGTTTTACGCATTCAGCGGAAAATGCCGATAGCGGCACCAACCTCGCCTCACGTTTAGCAATTAGCAGTTCCAGTTGGGCGAGTGGCGTTTACAATTTAAATACAACCACTGCTGCGTTTAACCGCACAATCGTGTTAGAAGCGCCGCTCACTCTATTACAGCTTGGTGTAGCCATAAACGATACTGATGGCCGGTCTTTTACTGCCTACGACACCCATGCGGGCGCAAGTGGCGATTGTACGGTTGCGGGCAACTGCAGTGCCGTTGCTCTTGGCAGCGAAATGGAAGTGCGTTTTGGCAGGCTGATATTGGCCGATGCGTTTGGGCCAGAAACCGCGCCCTTGGCAATGGATATGCGCACAGAATATTGGAACGGAACAAACTGGGTAAACAATATTGCAGATAGCTGTACGCAAATATCTAATGCCGATATCGCGTTCCCCAACGGCACAATAGATTCAGTGGCTAATAAAACCGTTACGGTTGGCGGGGGCACAAGCTCGGCAAGTTTCCCTTATTCTGGTTTAACCTATGTTGGCTTTACCAACGGCGATGCTGGGGCGTCGTTGTCGGCCCCAGGTGCAGGAAACACCGGTAATTTTAAAGTAGATATAGATTTAACAAACTACCCGTGGCTGTTGTTCGATTGGAATCAAGATGGCGATTACAGTAATGACACCGCATTGCCTGCGGCGCAATTTAGCTTTGGCAGTTATCGCGGTCACGATAGAATTATTTATTGGCGAGAGGTGCTAGGGCAATAG
- a CDS encoding general secretion pathway protein GspB, whose protein sequence is MSLILDALKKADEDRPETANTVMVQPELPVSFPPPEKNTPPYIWVGAVAGCFVLAIILFLIMGGDKQTPTTNYQQPSNTITEPATSVIEPANPIQQATKPEPVIAVDPTAIDALYEEKPASLKKSEIDSLYGQAENEVKTETKTVATKAQPEQVTTKPKAEIAKESQEPVAQTTQAPKTAQEYLTLADYPGVKNIRDLPANIQLSIPTLMYTDHIYAESALDIIMLNRMPLRNNDISPEGVRVERIVEDGAILVYKGYRFKIFALNSWVNL, encoded by the coding sequence ATGTCGTTAATTTTAGATGCACTAAAAAAAGCGGACGAAGACCGCCCCGAAACTGCCAACACGGTAATGGTGCAGCCAGAGCTACCGGTTAGCTTTCCTCCACCAGAAAAAAATACACCACCGTATATATGGGTTGGTGCTGTTGCTGGCTGCTTTGTGCTGGCAATAATTTTATTTTTAATAATGGGTGGCGATAAACAAACGCCAACCACCAATTACCAGCAACCGTCAAATACAATTACAGAACCTGCAACCTCCGTTATTGAACCAGCGAACCCCATTCAACAGGCAACCAAACCCGAGCCTGTAATCGCGGTAGACCCAACAGCAATAGATGCGCTTTATGAAGAAAAGCCCGCTTCTCTCAAAAAATCTGAAATAGACTCGCTGTACGGCCAAGCAGAAAATGAAGTAAAAACTGAAACCAAAACTGTTGCCACCAAAGCGCAACCCGAGCAGGTAACAACTAAACCCAAGGCAGAAATAGCCAAAGAGTCGCAAGAGCCGGTTGCACAAACCACTCAGGCCCCAAAAACCGCACAGGAATATTTAACACTTGCAGACTACCCAGGTGTTAAAAATATTCGCGACTTACCTGCGAATATTCAACTAAGCATACCTACACTTATGTACACCGATCATATTTACGCAGAATCCGCATTAGATATTATTATGCTAAATAGAATGCCGTTGAGAAATAACGACATCTCACCCGAGGGTGTAAGAGTGGAGCGCATTGTAGAGGACGGAGCCATTCTGGTTTACAAAGGCTATAGGTTTAAAATATTTGCTCTAAATAGCTGGGTAAATTTATAG
- a CDS encoding ExeA family protein has protein sequence MYQTYFGLKEHAFTIAVDPRYLYMSRQHQEALAHLLYGVQGGGFVLLSGEVGTGKTTIIKRLLEQLPENTDIAIILNPMSNVVELLTTICEEFQLSYIGDEQGVKTLTDTLHHFLLTNHSQGRNTVLLVDEAQLLAPEVLEQLRLLTNLETNAKKLLQIVLVGQPELNTLLSQPRLRQLSQRITARFHLKPLSLEETHAYIHHRLDVAGMPSDRNPFTPRAIKRIHHFTGGIPRRINVLCERLLIGAYGHNKPKIDNQILKLAESEVIDNLGEPKPSTPPTTWIIAAGVGAVSVTLTAFFMWLYASTGNPAPVAQVVQAAPATATAPTIAPITTSVPQPESQTSTPTIAEANNIVITSPAAQTDHLIANALSAQTRLLEYLNIEISSDNHPCWQEDSQIQCNKVKIDSWDELREINRPAVLTLTTPDKFRAYTVLIGINATDARVLSGENDQQTTKVVALSELGPAWSGEIFYLWHPPKGFTEALIQGQRSPAITWLAQKFAELDGREKPLTNDHFSAALAKRVKIFQRNNGLTPDGIVGEQTLLKLNEKLGIDTPLQPVYAN, from the coding sequence ATGTACCAAACCTACTTTGGGCTAAAAGAACACGCCTTTACCATTGCCGTCGATCCTCGCTACCTCTACATGAGCCGCCAGCATCAGGAGGCGCTTGCACACTTGTTGTACGGCGTTCAGGGCGGTGGGTTTGTTTTACTTTCTGGCGAGGTGGGTACAGGTAAAACCACAATCATTAAGCGCCTACTAGAGCAGCTACCCGAAAACACAGACATAGCCATTATTCTTAACCCTATGTCTAACGTGGTTGAGCTATTAACAACTATTTGTGAGGAGTTTCAGCTTTCTTACATAGGCGACGAACAAGGTGTTAAAACGCTAACCGACACCTTGCACCACTTTTTACTTACAAACCACAGCCAAGGTCGCAATACTGTTTTGCTGGTGGATGAAGCACAACTTCTAGCCCCAGAAGTGCTCGAACAATTGCGCCTGCTAACTAACCTAGAAACCAATGCCAAAAAACTGCTACAAATAGTATTGGTGGGCCAACCAGAATTAAACACCCTGCTCTCGCAACCGCGATTAAGGCAGCTTTCCCAGCGAATTACTGCGCGCTTTCACCTAAAGCCCCTATCGCTGGAAGAAACCCACGCCTATATTCATCACCGCTTAGATGTGGCAGGCATGCCCAGTGATCGCAACCCCTTTACCCCGCGAGCAATAAAACGCATTCATCACTTTACCGGCGGTATCCCGCGCAGAATAAATGTGTTGTGTGAAAGGCTATTGATAGGTGCCTATGGCCACAACAAGCCCAAAATAGATAACCAAATTTTAAAACTTGCCGAAAGCGAAGTTATCGATAACCTGGGCGAACCCAAACCAAGCACGCCACCCACCACGTGGATTATAGCGGCTGGCGTAGGCGCGGTGAGTGTAACCCTAACTGCATTTTTTATGTGGCTGTACGCAAGCACTGGCAATCCTGCCCCTGTTGCACAAGTAGTGCAAGCCGCACCAGCCACTGCCACTGCGCCTACTATTGCACCTATAACCACATCGGTGCCGCAGCCAGAATCACAAACATCAACGCCGACTATTGCTGAAGCAAACAATATTGTTATTACTTCGCCCGCAGCACAAACAGACCATTTAATTGCTAACGCGTTAAGCGCTCAAACACGCTTGCTTGAATATTTAAATATAGAAATAAGTAGCGATAATCACCCCTGCTGGCAAGAAGACAGCCAAATACAATGCAATAAAGTAAAAATTGATAGCTGGGACGAGTTGCGAGAAATAAATCGCCCTGCCGTACTTACCCTCACCACGCCGGATAAATTTCGCGCCTATACCGTACTTATTGGGATTAACGCCACCGATGCGCGAGTACTTAGCGGGGAAAACGACCAACAAACAACCAAAGTTGTTGCCCTTAGTGAACTGGGCCCGGCTTGGAGCGGAGAAATCTTTTACCTTTGGCACCCCCCCAAAGGGTTTACAGAAGCTTTAATTCAAGGGCAGCGCAGCCCTGCCATTACATGGTTAGCGCAAAAGTTTGCCGAGCTGGATGGCAGAGAGAAACCGCTAACGAACGATCACTTTAGTGCGGCGCTGGCAAAGCGAGTTAAAATATTTCAGCGCAACAATGGCCTAACCCCCGACGGGATAGTAGGCGAACAAACCCTTTTAAAATTAAACGAAAAACTGGGCATAGATACCCCGTTACAACCCGTTTACGCTAATTAA
- a CDS encoding DUF2721 domain-containing protein: protein MSIATPSLLFPAISLLMLAYTNRFVTLTNVIRQFSRSGDVSKDLIRRQVNNFRIRLQVIRSMQVFGVLSFVMCTLSMFALYLDWVVGGKLLFGCSLLFLLVSLLCSLYEVHISTQAINMEIENMLAVVASEEVAAQVGAGQRPSGGTENRERDDESPPVV, encoded by the coding sequence ATGTCGATTGCTACACCCAGTTTGTTATTCCCTGCCATTTCGCTGCTAATGTTGGCATATACCAACCGGTTTGTGACACTAACCAATGTTATTCGACAATTTAGTCGGTCTGGCGATGTATCTAAAGACCTTATTCGGCGGCAGGTGAACAACTTTAGAATACGCTTGCAGGTAATTCGTTCCATGCAGGTGTTTGGCGTGTTGTCGTTTGTGATGTGTACCCTGTCGATGTTTGCCCTGTATTTAGATTGGGTGGTGGGGGGAAAACTTTTGTTTGGCTGCAGCTTATTATTTTTACTGGTTTCACTTCTGTGCTCGCTGTACGAAGTTCATATTTCTACTCAAGCTATTAATATGGAAATAGAAAATATGCTTGCGGTAGTGGCTAGTGAAGAGGTTGCAGCACAAGTTGGTGCGGGGCAGCGGCCAAGCGGCGGCACAGAAAACCGCGAGAGAGATGATGAATCTCCCCCGGTGGTTTAG
- a CDS encoding glycine cleavage system protein R has translation MLTNLILTVISPDKPGVVEAIAKCVSEKDGNWLESRFAHLAGKFAGVVKVQIADDKQADLTAALNALATKGIRVETETLVDTVKTEKAPTQSASFHAVGPDRQGIVREISQAFVEYNINIEEISTQLSSMPYSGEPIFEAEGEITVPTGVDLNVLHEKLARIADQLGIDISLETDAIV, from the coding sequence ATGTTAACCAACCTAATACTGACCGTGATTAGCCCAGATAAACCCGGCGTCGTTGAAGCGATAGCTAAATGCGTATCGGAAAAAGACGGCAACTGGCTAGAAAGCCGCTTTGCACACTTAGCGGGCAAATTTGCCGGTGTAGTAAAAGTGCAAATCGCCGACGATAAACAAGCCGACCTCACCGCAGCCCTTAATGCGCTAGCCACCAAAGGTATTCGCGTTGAGACTGAAACGCTTGTAGATACTGTTAAAACAGAAAAAGCCCCAACACAAAGCGCCAGCTTTCACGCTGTAGGCCCAGACAGACAAGGCATTGTACGCGAAATATCGCAGGCCTTTGTGGAATACAATATCAATATTGAAGAGATAAGCACCCAACTTTCGTCTATGCCCTACAGTGGTGAGCCAATTTTTGAAGCAGAGGGTGAAATTACCGTACCTACCGGTGTAGATTTAAATGTGCTTCACGAAAAGCTCGCCCGCATTGCCGACCAGCTAGGTATTGATATTAGCCTAGAAACAGATGCAATAGTCTAA
- a CDS encoding YheU family protein yields the protein MIIPPERLTQEVLRSVIESFINREGTDYGEHEYSLEEKVEQLWPKVIAGSILIVFDTETESVSLMSKEDYLKMEKPRQVDDY from the coding sequence ATGATAATTCCTCCTGAACGCTTAACTCAGGAAGTGCTGCGCTCGGTAATAGAGTCGTTTATTAATCGCGAAGGCACAGATTACGGAGAACATGAATACAGTTTAGAAGAGAAAGTGGAGCAGCTGTGGCCAAAAGTGATTGCAGGCTCTATTTTGATCGTTTTTGATACAGAAACGGAATCGGTAAGCTTAATGAGTAAGGAAGATTACTTAAAAATGGAAAAGCCCCGCCAAGTCGATGATTATTAA
- a CDS encoding alpha/beta family hydrolase: MIINPLPERFLVNAAQPQAPVLLLAHGAGAPMDSPFMEVLARELVQQGVSVVRFEFPYMAQRRIGGSKRPAPKADTLIDFFREQIQLVTRHLDCPLFIGGKSMGGRIGTMTAAQQPVLGALGFGYPFHAPGKPAGNRVDHLADLNVPVQIIQGTRDPFGKPEDVQTYALAASVNVHWLQTADHDFKPLKASGLTQAQCITDAAEQAAQFIKNVNENLS; the protein is encoded by the coding sequence ATGATTATTAACCCCCTGCCTGAACGTTTTTTGGTGAATGCCGCACAGCCACAGGCGCCAGTATTGCTATTGGCACATGGGGCTGGTGCGCCAATGGATTCACCGTTTATGGAAGTGTTAGCGCGCGAGCTAGTGCAACAGGGTGTTAGCGTTGTGCGGTTTGAGTTTCCCTACATGGCACAGCGCCGCATCGGGGGCAGTAAACGGCCGGCACCGAAAGCCGATACGCTTATCGACTTTTTCCGCGAACAAATACAGCTAGTTACTCGCCATTTAGATTGTCCTCTTTTTATAGGTGGTAAATCTATGGGAGGACGTATTGGCACTATGACCGCAGCGCAGCAGCCTGTGCTTGGCGCATTAGGGTTTGGTTACCCATTTCACGCCCCAGGTAAACCCGCAGGTAACCGAGTGGATCACTTGGCCGATTTAAATGTGCCAGTCCAAATAATACAAGGCACGCGCGACCCGTTTGGCAAACCTGAAGATGTTCAAACCTACGCACTTGCTGCTTCCGTGAATGTGCATTGGCTGCAAACCGCCGATCATGACTTTAAGCCCCTCAAAGCCTCTGGTTTAACGCAGGCGCAGTGTATTACCGACGCCGCCGAGCAAGCCGCACAATTTATAAAGAACGTAAACGAGAATTTATCATGA